DNA sequence from the Phyllopteryx taeniolatus isolate TA_2022b chromosome 14, UOR_Ptae_1.2, whole genome shotgun sequence genome:
AGGTGTTCGTTTTTGTTTGGGTAGACGCGGGTGTGTTTAAGTCACCAATCGGTGTAGTTCAGGAAAGTCGAGCTAACATTGACATTGTATAGCCAATCTGCGTGTTTATGCTCCCTTTGCATTGCCAAATATCTGAATTGGATTTggatccacatttggaagaggctgATCTTGATATATCCGATTCCGTGagtcttttttcctctttgcacaGCCCTGACTGATATCcgaattgtgccacttgagagcaaaaacaaaaagggaatTGGGTCTCTTGAATCACGCAGTGTAGTTCCAACCGTGTGTTGTTTAGCAAGACTAACTGGTGcacagtttcccccccccccccccccccccccccacctcttaCAATGAGACAGAAAAGCTATTAAAGGGTGTTCCTCTTTTGTGGGTGACTAACCATGCTCAAGGTAGTTTTTATTCCGTCTCTTTTACTGGACACCTGTCTCTGCTCTTTCTTTCAGCTAACCGTCTCAACCGTTGGATTTGTTTTCCCCTGGACTATTCTGTACTTTCTCCCTCCTTGCTCATCGTCAAACAAGGACAGAACATTGACAGTGATATTTGCAAATAACGCATGATGGACCCGACCCCTACCTACCCTGCAGATCTTCCGCACCACATTTCTACCAGAAAATGGCACCCTCGCCCCAAAAGCAGGAGGTGACGCGTGGAGACCTCTATCTGAcatttggggggcgggggggaggggggaggttTGCCGGGACTGAGTTCAGTTTTAAGGTACTGTCGTCCAGGTGTTACAGATGTGCCGTGAGTGCTTGTATCTCAGGGCTGGaaaaatagaagaagaaaaacctgACAAGATccttaaatacaagcaaacttcTGTTTCTGTTGGATAAAAAATGACTGATGCCTTTGTCTAATCCTTTCtggccttttttattttttttatttttattttttttttattcttattactCTCCAAGTCAGTTTATCAGGTTTGGAAACAAGAGTATTGGGACACGAGTATTAGATGTATTGAGTAAGATCATCATTTAAATCtatgcattattttattattattattctaattatttttattgctcCCAAGCCATAAGGAAGCTTCCATTGTAATGGCATATAGGAGTACCTAAAACTTCcatcacttttttgtttttctgtttatttggTACATTGTCTCTTGTGATATATATTTTCTtgcttgtattgtttttttttgtaatgtattgcCTTACATTGATTCCTAGATAAATGgttcaaaaaggaaaaacattaaGTTAACAAATGTAAAACTGCACTGTTTGAATTGTAAATTATTTGAAGAAGACTAAAACAGGTGTAGCATTTGGCCCACCTAGTGCCTTAATAATCTTTGGATATAGATTTAACTGCcatatcttgttttttttttgttttttttccccctccgcCTTCCTCTTCCAAAACCAGACATCATAAtgcttccttttgttttttttttttgttttttttgtttgtttgttttttaaattgccatACGTGTGGTTTTATTCCAATTTACTTGGTTTGAGTATGTAGAGCAGGGGTGGGGAACATCCACGTATTTGAGCCGGccccaaaacatttaacacaaatgctcgtaatatataatattaaacatttagaaAGGTCCTCAGAAGTCTTTACTGAAATGGTTCCCCACCCTTGATATAAACTATATATTAGTTTACCTCTCGTTAGGCATATTGCAATGGAGTtagcatgtaaaaaaatatatatatattgtcccCCATACTCGACTCATATCATTTGACAAATTTCGggatagtgtatgtaaacaagtGTCTGTCAACAACTAAGTGGCCATAGTCCCGTTAATGCAAATACCCCCCTCTGCAATGTAAATAATGAGAGAGACATGGATTATGGAATTACctccaaaatcatttttgttttttttgttctgtttttaatttttttttttttttttcattcagttaaaagagggaaaaaagcaCTGGAACTCTGGTATACTCTGGTCTTGGATAATAAGTTGCATGGTTTATTTGCATTGGAGTCCGCACTGATGGATATGTCAATAAACATATCTGTATCATTCACTGGAGACTCACTTTCATTGGAGATGACAGTTGCTTTttcgtatatactgtatattgtagttgacaagaagaaaaaatcGCTTAAGTCCtctcccaccccccaccccccagtaTAAATCTCAcctctatatacatatataattcaCTGtagcttttattgtttttgttttggggggagaTGGGTTATTTCcctaaaagttttgtttttggcaaGAATTGGTGGTACATTTGATGGAAACATATgtgaaaacatttaatttgggggaaaaaagtgccaTATTTAATAAATGGGTGTATTTTTTAGAAAGAAAATGCCATATTTTCAAGGAAAGGCACTAATGTCAAGAAGTAGAGcatgttttcaagaaaatattttcaataaaaaaaatgcatatttttaaataagtgCCATAGTGTGGAAAGAGATGGTGtatgttttggggggaaagtggagtattttcaaaatagtgctgtattttcaagaaaaaaagtatttttaagtgGTGCATTTACAAGGGAAAATGGCTGAATGCGAAAAACGCTGTATTTGTCAGGAAAAAAGTAGCATACGTAAagttttttcaaggaaaaatggcttgtttgattaaaaaaaagtattttcgaGGACAAAGTGGTGTATTTTCTGCAAAAGAAGGCCACGTCTGAGGAAAAAAGTGATTTAGAAGTAAAAAGGTGGCTtgagtgtttttaattttaaaaaattgggggggggggctaaataagcgttatttttaagaaaaaaatgtctattttcTGAAAAGAATATAAGTATATTTTTCCATTAatggtattattattttttttaaaggcggCGCATTCAGTTGTGGTGTATTTTAATTCGTGCGGtcgttaatgtattttttttaggtatcaTGCAAATTTTGTCAGCAAATATTTTGAAAGTGAAGTACCGGGCGGGCATGGCGAGTCGATGCCAGAGCGCATCGATAAGTTCCCAGCGTGTTGTTGCAGCGTCATTCTATTTGAATGAAGTTCACACAGTACTAAACTAGCGGCCAAGTCAACTCATTCGCGCCCCGGCGGACTGAAAACAGGACAAAAGCAACAGTGCGGGACCTCGCAGCTTGGCAATTATGCCGGTGTTTTCAGGTACGGACTCGTTCTTAATATGGAttgtggaattaaaaaaaaaaaaaaaaaaaaaaaaaaaaaaacacgaaacaAGTCCTCATGTTTTAACGCACTAACGTAATTTAGCCTGTTAGCTCGGCTAGCTTGATGTGCTTTTAGCCTGCTAACGGCTACAGACTGTCTTCTACGCGTTTGGGGCAGTAATGTTAAACCAATACTCAAAACACATGACTGCAAATGATACGtgtaataaacaacaacaaacaacaattctctTATTTGTTATTAACTGTGTGTATCGGTAGAGCCGACTACTTACGGTAACTGGCATTGACACTAAACCGCTAACTGCTAGTTAAGCTAAGCGGGTGGCATTTTATTACCATTTTGTTACAGCACTTATTCGTCCAAAACAGCGGTTCTTGTTAATATATTATTTCCTAAAATCCCAAATAACATCCAGTAAAATGTCAAAGACTGACGCTGGCTGGTACGCAAGTGCGAGGAGCGATGCTAACAAAGCTACCCGAACCCGAAGTTCACATACTGAGCTCATCATTTTGGGTTAAGACACCAACAATTTCAAGGTGCATTAAGTTCGTTCATACAACCAATTGTTCGTTTATGTGTCAAAACGAGCAACACGGATACCACAACATGTCACCCTCTAGCTTAGCATGTCAACAGCTAACCCCTCTACCATAACCTTCCACACAGGGACTGCTGCTAACGTTTTTTTCCTGCTGAGTCATACACTGGAGACTCACATATatgcaataaattaattaatgaaacAGCCTACGAGGCCCTTAAAGCTTGTTTATTTCAATCTAAAATCTGGTATCTATGTAAGTATAGCATTCACTGTagcttttaattatgtttttggaGGACACACAGGTttatatttgcacaaaaaaagttttctatTTAGTTGGagatagggactgagccctgccgcaAGTAGAGAAAATCTCCAAATAATTGACACCACACCTAAAAAAGGTGTAAAGTCTGTGACAATGTCCTTAAAACGGAGatgatcataaagcatcaacaccatgcgtCTAGCAGGTACACAATTAAGAAACCAAGCCAACTATATTGAATAGTCAATTATCCAACTCGAACAAACCGTCTTCACATGAGGTTCATCAATATACTAGCTAGCATATTCAAGGTAGCTTTTATTGTCAAATCTACAATATGTGTGaaacatacagaggattgaaactTCGTTCATCAAGGGCCCACATTCCTATAATAAACATTTAGTATTAAAAAATAGGTATTGAATGTAAAAATATCACGgaacaaaagaaacatttgtgCCAAAGTCCAGCCGGAAACTAGCCTAACTAACACACTAGCTCATAAGCAAACAAATAGGCGCGCTAGCACTTTAGACAAACGCTATTAAGTCTCACTTTTTGGCATTTACACGCAATAAAGAATGTTTCAGAATATAAGCAAATTCTAAGATATTAGTAGATACTTTCACTTTTGACTCTATTTGCATTTGTAGTGAATTAAAGGTGGCATATTTTAGAGAAAATTATTGTGAAAAGTGGTGAAGGTTTgaggaaaaagtttttttttaggaaaactgtattttcaaggaaaatgtGGTGTTTTATGAGAAAGAAACCAGTGTATTGCATAATTTTCAGAAAAGTGGCATATTTTAGAAACAGTGCTGTGTTTTCAAGAAAACTGtattttgaggggggaaaaataatgtattttctttaaaaaaaaaaaaagtactgtattgtCCAGAAAATCTGGACTTGGAAGGGAAATAAAACCCAACTGTATTTCCGAGGGGGAAAAGTTTTTAtttgtcacataaaaaaaatcatattgtcAAGGATAAAAGGTatattgttttgaatttgattaaaaaaaatagtggcatgacaaaaagtgttctatttttagattaacttcttttttttttctgctgctgtCACACAGTGGAGGAGCTCTTCTGCTACTCAGTTTGTGCTCcatcattattgttgttgatgtatgtttttttccccctatctCTATCACACAGTCAATGTGAAATGGGGCAAAGAGAAGTTTGACGCTGTGGAGCTGAACACCGAGGAGCCTCCCATGGTGTTCAAGGCTCAGCTTTTTGCCTTGACAGGAGTGCAGCCCGACAGACAGAAGGTGATGGTGAAGGGAGGCACCCTCAAGGTAAAGCACACGGACGTTTGCTTACAACTCTTTGTTTATACAGTGATTATTATTACTCATACTTATTACTTAATGACTTATTTCAGGtcagaattgtgtcacttgaactattctgtgtaaatccagccttactGCTTTGTGTGTGCATCTTGTGTGTATTCTTCTTCTCGTAAAAACACTTGCTGAGGCTGCTCCGTCTATTGGAATGaggcagaagaaaaagaagagtgcGCAATATTAATCCATTGAATGGCATACACAAGTTTAAACGGCAACGACTTTGTGCGACTTGATAGGCATATTTTCCCATCCATTTTGGTCAAATTTCTAAATTTACTACCTCAGGCTCAGGTACTACATCCACTTATACAGAAGTCTGTGATGAatactttgtggttgtgttaaTTATTAATCCATGTTTCATCTACATTTCAGGATGACGAGTGGGGGAACATCAAACTGAAAAATGTGAGTATTCAAGCACTTCCAGTGAGATTCAGTGAACTGAGCGAGAGACCGAGATGCATTTAAATGTCACTTGTGTGTTACAGGGAATGACACTGTTGATGATGGGATCAGCGGAGGCTCTGCCCGAGGAGCCTGCTGTCAGACCCATGTTTGTAGAAGACATGACTGATGAGCAGCTGGCCTCAGCTGTGAGTATAGAGGGCGGGTGGGCAAATTACGGCTCTTAAATCCGGTTCACGGAGCTTTTACATGAGCTAGAATCCTGTAGTTGTTGCATTAGTTTACCGGTAGTAGGGCTCCACGATATTGGGGAAACAAAGACATTGcgattttattattgttttattttttaaaataagcctGGTGATGTTTGCTGTCATAAAATAAACGCATATAGGGCATCATAAAACAGAAGTGAAAACCAGCATACATTTCTTCTTCCCTCTCTGATTTATTGTTGACACCATGTTCACATGAGCACTGATGTCTAGCAGAATGCTAACCTACACGaagcagtagtaaagtcataattacagaaaatgtttgtatgaaaaacatatCATTAAATGGAAAAATGGTAACCCCAAAACGTCATGTGTGTCAGTACCCTCgcaaactgaggaccccctgtgTATTGTTGTCATGAGTATGTGAAGACATCTTACTCGGTGTATGCTTAATTTTCAGATGGACGTTCCCTGCGGGCTGACCAATCTGGGCAACACCTGCTACATGAACGCCACCGTGCAGTGTCTGCGCTCTGTGCCCGAGCTCAAAACCGCACTCAGAAAGTCAGTTCCTCATCATGAGTCCCTCTCGGCTACCCGTGGCTGTGATTCTGTTGACGACACGTGTCTCCCTCTGCAGGTATTCGGGTGCGCTGCGATCTTCAGGGCCCAACGCGTCGTCACAGTACATAACAGCAGGTAGGAGGGAGGCGCATGCGTCCGCCCATTTTCTGTAGCGGGTCGTTATAATGTAAGCTATTGAGAAATACAATCATAAAACAGTTTATCCTGTGTGTAGTACTAACTGGAGTACACTTACATCTACACCTATCGACCTTTCTACAATAAtcaaatttattgagctgcACCTGTTATGTAAAAAGAGCATTAATACCTCAACACTTTGATTGAAGTCTatacatattacatattataACAGGGATGCATGGTAGTGAATGATGAATAAAAGGCtttgccaaaacatttttttttagtaaagtaTAATAAGTATAAGCGGTATAGGAAATGGACAGTGTTGCTCAACTTCCCATAGGTGACATGTTGAGCTTCTTTGGTGAGCAGGTTCCTTGACAGTGGATTTAACGGTCCCTCAGCTGTTTTCCCGCCATGTCATGCCCTCCGTTTTGTCttaaatcaattccacacaatggACAGAAATTCTAGAGATGATAAATTTGGCCTTGCGTTTGGGTCCTCAGCTCTGCGTGACTTGTACGAGACCATGGAAAAGACCTCGTCCAGCCTGCCTCCCATCATCCTGCTGCAGTTCCTCCACATGGCCTTCCCACAGTTCGCCGAGAAGGGAGATCAGGGGCAGTACCTCCAGCAGGTTCGGAAACCACTCTGAGCCAAATGTCAACTCAACATCTCACTTGCCCCCTCTTGTTTTGATTTCACGCTCTGTTCTGTTCAGGATGCTAACGAATGCTGGCTGCAGATGATGAGAGTTCTTCAGCAGAAGCTGGAGCCACTAGAACCAGTGACTCCAATGGAGGTGGAACACTTTCTTGTCACACTCTTACGTGAATAAAGAAGAAAGgcttgtattattgtttttgtcagtggGCCTTaggaaataaatgtaaatatgttcTACACATGTTGACGATTAACAATAAAGCATACCAATGCCATACTTGAAGCATAACATGAATAATGATCCATTTCGTCTTAGACCGACACTGAGGGCGGCGCTGCTTCTGCATCCCCAAAGAAAAACTTCATTGACCAGTATTTTGGCGTAGAGTTTGAAACTACGTATCCTTTCTCACCTCACTAGGAGTATTCATTAACTTTTGAGCTCATGGAACCTGCcgatatgatttttatttttttcccttaagtCTTGTCCAGCATGAAATGCACAGAGTCCGAGGATGAGGAGCCAGTCAAAGGCAAAGAGAGTCAGCTCCAGCTCAGCTGCTTCATCAATCAGGAAGTCAAGTATCTGGCCACGGGACTGAGGCTGGTATGTACATGATGCGCCCGAACACATCATCTTCACTGCCGCACTGAGTGGAATTTGGCGGCAGcaattgcatatttttaaaaatccgtCATTCTACTGATTATTCCATCGATATTCATTTTTGCATTCTTAAAATACAAtaccaaaacaaaatatgcaCATGAGATTGAGGTATTTtggtccacttggggtcaccactATCACCTAcaacactgtagtatctgtgaatgtgtgtgcctTTTTAGAGGTTTGGTGAGTGACGTGTGCGTCCGTGAATGTTTGTGGCTGGTTGTTGTTAGCTCAGGTTAGCATACCTGGCTGTCAGTTGTCGGCGTGCAGCTGGCATATGAAAGTGCTTATGACGTGTTTTGTACTTGTGAAGAAATGACGCACCGACGTTATTTCTACACTGAGTCAGGCATGAGTGTGCAGTaacatttgtgtgaaaaatgttCATTGCGAAGTGTCGAGGCCGAGATTTTGggtttgacttttttgtaataaaatgatcaatttaaagacccccaaaacaaacatcagtgttttgtttctaaatacgtgaaatatgtttgaagatatgtGCTGCTTCGCTGCAGCCCGTGAAAGCGTGTGCTGTCTCTGTCGCTGGAAATTTCGCTTACAAACCGCGAGAGAAAGGGTCGAGGAACAGATAGAATGACTGTGGTTTTTGGTGCTTTTCCATAGTAACGATTATTCCTTTTGTCTGCAGAGACTTCAGGAAGAAATCACCAAAATGTCAACTAGCTTGGATAGAAATGCTCTGTACATCAAATCTGTAAGTAACCAACAATGGTTGCAACTACATACGGTAACTAAATGGACTCCATTCATCTGCATTAACACTGCTTCTTCCTCCTGCTTCTTATTCTCTCTCTCCTTCCATCCATTATTCCTCCGCCTATTTTGTTCTTGCTCATCTGCCTCTTTGCCACCTTGTAATCATCCCCTCCTCTTCAACGTTTTTATTCTTAtatcttattctttttttattattataacaattATGTCAATCGAAGAGACAAACTACTCTGACCCTAACTTGAATGCTGTGGCCTTGTAGAAGTGTAAGGTGAAGGCGAGATTGAAACTGAAGTTTTCCATCTACAAGACCACAGggagtgtgaatactttttagAGGGTCTGGGGTCATGAGGGGATTTTATGCAGTGTCCCAAAACAAAGATCTGAAATTAAGCATATTTCTTGGATAGGTTTGCTTGTCATGGTAAAGTATTGTTTTGTTAGTTTCTTTTGTAAATAGTGTATTTTCTACCAATTTAAAAGAAACATCCTTtgtgtcttcctcctcctcgtgcTCTTGTCCACAGTCAAAGCTGAGTCGTCTCCCCGCCTACCTGACAGTGCAGATGGTTCGCTTCTACTACAAGGAGAAAGAGTCTGTGAATGCCAAAGTGCTGAAGGTCGGGGGTCACGACCGGCAAGAGCTGTGTTTTTAACCATGGGGCTATTTTATGACACTGCGTGCGCGGTTTGCGTTCAGGACGTGAAGTTCCCCCTGATGCTGGACGTGTATGAGCTATGCACGGCCGAGTTGCAGGAGAGCATGCTGGCCATCAGGTCAAAGTTCAAGGAGGTGGATGACAACAAGCTGGAGAAGCAGCAGGAGAAGGTGACGTCGTGACACTGACACCCCACTTGCAGGTTTATGTTTGATCGTATGatttcatgtgacattttgtAACCCAAACAGGTGACAAAGAAAGAAGACTCAGCCAAGGAGGTGAAGTACGAGCCCTTCTCCTTCCCTGATGGTGAGTAGCGACATCACTGATCATGGGACTTAAAGAGGAttcttagggtttcaaagtagggtttcaaattagtcgTGGGCGTGCAGGGGcaacattttttgaaataaatgtaactttattcttctataataatataatttctaATGGATACACTGGATATAACATGATTTCATATATTTCAAATGGTCTGATGTCCTGTGTGCAGACGTGGGCTCCAACAACAGCGGCTACTACGACCTGCAGGCGGTGCTGACGCATCAAGGCCGCTCCAGTTCGTCGGGGCACTACGTGGGCTGGGTCAAGAGGAAAGAAGGTAGCGTCGCTACACGTTCACGCCCCGGTCAACTTCCTTGTCCGCGTTTCGTTGCCTTGCCACACGTGTAATCGCAAAATTTTATCTTTCTCTCCGCAGACGAGTGGGTGAAGTTCGACGACGACAAGGTGAGCGTGGTGTCGCCGGAGGACATCCTGCGGCTGTCGGGCGGCGGCGACTGGCACATTGCGTATGTTCTACTCTACGGCCCCCGGAGGTTGGAGATATTCGAAGATAAGGAGGAACAGTAGCCCGCTCACCCCGCGTGGGTTGAGGACGCCTTCTCCCAAATTTGCCATTtcccaacaaaaagaaaaacacactgtCTGCATAAGCTGTGCAATAAAACCGGTGTCTTTACTTATTGGATCAcctcaaattttttttcctccctgtaaTGTATTTAAATTTCAACCATTGTGAGCTTAAAAGAAAGCGAAAAAAGGACTGGATCCGCGTGCGAGGCTGCTAGTGTTTTGTATGggtcatcttttcttttttttttttataaaaggtgAGCAACTGTCTTCACTCGCTTGGCTCACATTCCTCTTCTGTTCcacagcaggggtgggcaacctaCACCATGTACAGTGGAGCCCTGCAAGTTCTAAGTTCAGTAtttgcagccccccccccccccccccaatttccTGTTTTTCACTGAGAGACACACCTTTTCACCATGTCATAATCTCAAAATATTGCTtaggtgccaaggaactatgttgaaataaGTGGAAGCACTTCAGTAAATTGAGCCATAACATTgtataattgaaaaaaagtgttttgctgccattttgtggcatctacaggcaattttgGGTAGGAGTTTCACTATTCGTGGCACCTTTACTACAGTTGGGGAGGGGGTCactgtaattttaaaaacaaaacaagatgaaCTGTTAGAAAAAGCCCACAAATTCTCTTTCTACAGCACTTACCCTTCCAGGCGTTATGGGTAAGCCTGAGCCAATCACAGCTGAGTAtaggacgagaggcggggtatgccCAGAACTGTAAAGCACAGACTAACTCACACTCGGAACGTGCGAGGAAGTCTacatacccagagaaaaccccaCACCAGTTTCAATCacggaacctcagaactgcaatgcagatgtgctgaccattATCATGCTGCCAATATTATAAAAGTGCAAAAAGGTTGCCCACTGCTGCTCTAGAACGCATCTGCCAAATGTTCACTCTCCCTTCTGACAGTTTCAAGTCTTGTGTACTAAAAAACTAGAAATGCTTCGTTTTGTTTCTATGAGCACATTTTTCTGCTTCATCTCCACTCTTGTTATAAGTTATTGACAGATGGCTTTTCATAAGtgctgcaaataataataaaaaaaaagtgtatgccACTATGTATCAAAAGGTGTCTTTAATGTGAAACTACGAAACACAGAAACTTTCTACACTCTTagtatgaaaaagaaaaaaaaaagtcaggcttGGTTCAAGCTTCACTAAGTTCGTCTGCCATTTTGGCAAAGCCGGCGGCGTTGAGGGCTGCCACCAGGCTCTCCACAGTGGCCTGCGCCCCTTCCCGGTCCTGCCAGGTGACCAGCAGCAGCTTGGCCCGGATGTCGGAGTCCTCGCTCTCGGCCTCGATCTCGCGTAGTTCGGCCGCCCGCATCTCCAAGTGCGAGGCCAGCGACTTCCAGCGGCCGCCCAGCTTGGCCGCCACGTCGTCCATCTGCTGGTTGCTCACCTTGCTCGGCATGCTCGGGCCTGCATGGTGAGAAAGATGGAGAGAATTCAACaaaatcctcaagaaggatgaTTTCATGTTAAGGGCAAGTGTGGTAATGTCTGGAGCACCCTTAAAAGAACAGGAATTGTAAagctacaagaataaagttggaacaTTTTGAGTCCAGAtataatgagggaaaaaaaaaaaattaacaaacttTAAATGTGTGAATACAAAGTGGGATGTAAAATCCCAATAATTGTCAAGTCATATCAACCCAAGTcatgagagaaaaagaaaagaagaggaaaaaagtaaTCATATGAGAAAGATAGCGTACTGTATAAGTC
Encoded proteins:
- the usp14 gene encoding ubiquitin carboxyl-terminal hydrolase 14; protein product: MPVFSVNVKWGKEKFDAVELNTEEPPMVFKAQLFALTGVQPDRQKVMVKGGTLKDDEWGNIKLKNGMTLLMMGSAEALPEEPAVRPMFVEDMTDEQLASAMDVPCGLTNLGNTCYMNATVQCLRSVPELKTALRKYSGALRSSGPNASSQYITAALRDLYETMEKTSSSLPPIILLQFLHMAFPQFAEKGDQGQYLQQDANECWLQMMRVLQQKLEPLEPVTPMETDTEGGAASASPKKNFIDQYFGVEFETTMKCTESEDEEPVKGKESQLQLSCFINQEVKYLATGLRLRLQEEITKMSTSLDRNALYIKSSKLSRLPAYLTVQMVRFYYKEKESVNAKVLKDVKFPLMLDVYELCTAELQESMLAIRSKFKEVDDNKLEKQQEKVTKKEDSAKEVKYEPFSFPDDVGSNNSGYYDLQAVLTHQGRSSSSGHYVGWVKRKEDEWVKFDDDKVSVVSPEDILRLSGGGDWHIAYVLLYGPRRLEIFEDKEEQ